Genomic window (Rhodohalobacter sp. SW132):
TTTTCCAGAAATTTACGGCTGGATTCGCGTATCTCTTCTTTCTGTTCTTCCGATTTTTTGTTGTCGAACATATTTACCATAAAATTTACGCGCCCGCTCTCATTAAACGTATCGCGCTGTTTATCCACAAAATTCCAGTAGAGATAGTTGAACGGACAGGCTTTTTCCCCGGTCTTTTTAGTTACACTGTACTCGCAGTTTTTGCAGTAGTCGCTCATTTTGTTGATGTAGTTCCCGCTCGAAACATACGGTTTTGATGCGAGCACACCACCATCTGCAAACGTGCTCATTCCGAGAACATTCGGCAGTTCCACCCATTCGTAGGCATCGATGTAAGCAAACCAAAACCACCGGTTGAGCTCACGCGGATCGGTTTCCGTGAGATTACTGAAATTGCTGAGAATCATCAGCCGCTGAATGTGGTGCGAATACCCATCCGAAATTACGGGCCGGATACTTTCCGCCATGCAGCGCATTTTTGTATCACCGGTCCAGTACATATCGGGAAGCTTGTTTTCAAATCCAAAATGATTGGCATCGCGAACATCCGGCATCATCGCCTCGTAGTAGATCCGGATAAACTCTCGCCAGCCCAGAATCTGCCGGATAAACCCTTCAACTGAGTTCAGGCGGGCATCACCCTTATCGTAAGCCTCCAGCGCTTTTTCGCACACCTCCTGCGGAGTCAGCAGTCCATTATTCAAGTAGAGCGACAACTGGGAATGAAAAAGTTTATGATTGCCGGTTTTCAGAGCGTCCTCGTACGGTCCAAACTCATCAAGCCGGTTTTCAATAAAATCCTCCAGAAGTTCCAGAGCCTGTACACGCGTCACTGCATACGGAAAATGATCGAGCTCCCCGAAGTGATCCGGAAAATATTCCTGAACCATATTGATTACCTCTTCTGTGATCTCATCCGGTTCAAACGTTGGAATATCCGGAACGGGATGATTTTTCGGAAGAGACTCACGGTTCTGATCATCATAATTCCACTCCCCTCCCTCGGGATTGTCTCCATTCATCAGGTAGCCCGTTTTTTTTCTCATCTCGCGATAGAAATACTCCATGCGATATCCCGAATCAATTTTATGTTTCCACTCATCCGGATCCGCAAAAAAGAAGTTGTTGGGAATTTCAGTTACACTATCACCAAACGATTTCTGATGATTTCTAAGGCGCTCCCGGCTGTCCCATTCCGATGGAGTCATGAACCAGAGTTTGGTTTTGCCGGGGTTGATCAGCTCTTTCAGCCCATCATCAAAATGAGCACTCGTCGAATGATATAAGACCGGGAAACCATCTTCTTTACACTCCAGTGCAAAATGGCGCATGGAACTGAGAACAAACGCTGCTTTCATTTTATGATGCGGAATCTCCTCACCCTTTTTCCGGCTTTCCATAAAAATCAGCAGTGGTTTTTCCTTCCTGATCCATTCCGGCCATACCTTAAGATTTAGCTGATCATGCAGGATAAAAACTGCTTTAGAGTGATTATCAAGGTCTTTTCTTTCAATATTTGTGTCAATCTGTTGTAGAAATTTTCGTGCCATCGACCCTGAAGTATTTGATTTTAATGCTGTTTCTCACTCAACCTGACTTCTTTCCATACACGTTCCTGAAGTGCGATTTTTTTTAAAAGTTATTTGACTTTTTCATTTTTTACTAAGTTATTAGTATTACAAACTTAAAACAACTAATTGCTCTATGAAAAAATCATTAACACCACTTGGCGAAACAGAGATGGAAGTTTTGCACCATGTTTGGAAACTTGGGGAAGCTTCTGTTGCTGATGTACGCGAACGAGTATTGGAGAACAGGAAAGTCGCCTACACTACCATAATGACCGTTATGAAGAACCTGGCAGACAAAGGGTTTTTGAAATATCGAAAAGAAGGAATCAGCTACATCTACAGTGCAGCGATTGAGGCGGAAGATGTTCAATACAATCTTGTAGATGGAATTGTGGATAAAGTATTCCACGGTTCAGCAAAAGATCTTGTGCAAACACTCGTGAAAAGTGAGCAGCTTACCGACGAGGAAAGGAATGAAATCAAAAATATGATTAACTCCATGGAGGATTGATATGGAGCTTTGGTTACAGCAGTTTACCGAAATCAGCCGAGCCTTCTTCTACTTTGCCTGGTTGCCGCTGGTTATCTGGACGCTGCTTGCGGGCACGATCCTGGTCGCATTACGCTCGGCCGGCAAGCTGCACGCCCAATACCACTACCACATCCGACTGGCACTGATTGCGGGTCTGCCGCTTGGTCTGCTCTCTACCTGGGGAGTAGATCAGGTGTCTGCCCTGCTTACAGCAGCTGGTGCTGAGGCAGCATCACTTAAAGTAATTGCTGTTATGGCTCCAATAGAGACGGGAATTTCCACGCAGTCATCAACGATATTCCCTACACTTACTGATCTGTTCTTCTTAACGACCGCTGTAATACTACTTTTAGGAATAGTATGGATGATGACTATTCGTCTGAAACAATATTTTCAGCTGCATTTACTGAAAAAACAGCTTCCGATGGATCGTCTCACAGATTACTCTTTCCTCTCAAAAGCTAATCAGGATCTGACCGGGCAAATGCGGCGGGAGATCCGAATCGGTTTTCTGAAACAAGACATCATACCGGTTACCTTTGGTGTAAAAGATCCGGTAATTCTGGTTCCTGAGTCTTTGAAGCAAACACCGGAAAAACTTGACCTTGCCATCCGGCATGAACTCACACATATTCAGAATCGCGACTTTGTTACTCACCTGCTAACCACAGCAATACAATCTCTTTTCTGGTTTCATCCTCTTGTTCACCTCATTTCCCGGGAACTTGTGGATTACCGTGAAATGCGCTGCGACAGCATAATTATTGGCGATAGCAACATCTCAAAAAAACAATACGCTTCACTCCTATTTGAGCTGCTGCCAATGCCCAATCTTAACCGTCAAATTTCCGTAAACATGGCACAACAATCATCTAATCTGAAAGAAAGAATTGAACGAATAACCCGGCAGAACAGAAGCCAGGTACTCCCAAAAAGATCAAGCCTCACCATTCTTGCAACATTGCTTGTAACACTCACCCTCGTAATGGCTTGTACTGATCTGCAGACACAGGCTGTTTTTGATGAAGAGGAGCTTGACCTGATGACCGACATTGATCGGTCCGGCGAGCGTGGTTATCACCAGGTTATCATTTACCTGGGTGATGAGGGGCAGTCAGACAGGCATGAAAATGCAATCAATCAGCTCAACCAGCTGAAACCGGAGCACATTAAGGAAATTGAGATCCTGAAAGGATCGGCTGCCACTGAAGCTTTTGGTGACCGTGCAGAACACGGTGTTATTCTTGTAAAAACCAACCAGGATGCACAATCCTATAACAGGACTCTGCAAACCCTTGGTATGGAACCGGACCTCTCCGTTCTTAATGAAATACAAAACAGTGATGCCCCCGATGATTTCTTTGTTGTTGTGGAAGAGATGCCGGAACTGATCGGAGGACTTGCTTCCATTCAGCAGGATATCCGCTATCCTGAAATGGCACGCCGGGCAGGAATTGAGGGACGTGTTTACATACAGTTCATTGTAAATGAAGAGGGGGATGTTGAAAACCCTCAGGTTATTCGTGGAATTGGCGGAGGCGCGGATGAAGAAGCACTTCGAGCTGTGCAACACGCTAAATTCAAACCTGGAATTCAGCGGGGACGACCGGTTCGGGTACAATACTCGCTGCCTGTAGTTTTCAGACTTCAGCAGAATGAAAACAGTGAGGATGAAACCTCAGAATAATTTACTGGTGAATGTTTGAAGAGATCCTTCTCATCTTTTTTCAAAAGCGGAATCTGTCGATTCCGCTTTTTTTATTTCACTACGTTTAGATATTAAATAATGTAAATTCAAACCGTTTATACCCTAAACTGACTATAGTAAGGTTTGGTTTTAAACCCTCAGATGATTTTATTGGTTCTTTAAAAAATAAATTGAAACCCGTTGGTTATATATCCGTAACAGGGCTAAACCGGTTTAAATTTGACAAGAAGGACCCCATATGGCAGCTAAGCTTAGAAAATCACGCACCAATAAAATGCTTGCCGGCGTTTGCGGTGGTATCGCCGAATATATCGGCTGGGATGCTACTATTGTGCGTATCATCTATCTCGTATTGATATTCTCGTCTTTTGGAACCATGGTACTGTTCTATTTTATTCTCGCATTAATTATGCCCGATTAAATTTTCTCCCTCTTTTCTGCTATTATATAATTGGTTTTTCATCTTTCGATTAAACAAATTTTCAGATGAAAGTATTGGTTGCAGGAGATATCACAAGAGGTGAACAGTGGGAAACGTATCTCAGAAGCCGACTTTCTGTTTCTGAAGTAATTGTGGCTTCTGAATTTCGGGGAGAAACTGTGGATGCGGTTATCCTGCTCGATCAGTCTCATGATCAACTGGAGATACTTCTTGAAATCGTAAAAAAAGTACTCCCCGTTTTTCTCGTATCATCCCTTCACACCGATAGAAATATGCTGCAGAAAGTATACCACGCTTCGGAAGAAGCCGGTGTTCCGGTTCAGTTTTCACACTGGAGCAGTTACTCGTCCATGAGCCGCTGGATACGAAAACACCTCAACTCCGCTCCCCGATTCATTGAAATTCAAAAACATGACCGAAATCGTTCGGTTCCAGACAGAGATGACTTCCGGCGTATTTGGAGAGATGAACTTGCCGTGATTACATCCTGGCAAAAAAGTACAGTACAACAAATCACCGCTCACCCCATTCAGCTGACAAAACAACGAATCGGGATTCACTGCACGATCCGGTTTGATAACGGTGCTGTTGGAGTTTTGAACTACCACAGTGTATCACCAGCGGACAGCCACCAACGCACCTTTCAAAACCGGGATACGCTTATTCACTGCGATATTCTATCGCAAAAATCAACCCGGTATACTCCGATTGAAAACAGCACGGTACTGAATTCCGATCATCGCACCTTTGATCCTCACGATAGTGCTGAAAACTCAGTCGATTCGTTTATACGTTCGATTAAGAGCGATAAACCGGGTGCCTTTTCAATAGCTGATGCACTACAGGCCGCACGGGTTGCTGACCGGGTTGAAGAGTTACTGAAACGCGTATAAACAGCCGCTGTATTGGAATATCGATCTAAATCAAGAGTAGATTTTCTGCATCAGTTTCCGTTTTGCTACCGGCAGTATCGTCTGTTTAAAGGAAAAGTCCAGATCTGTTTGAAACGAAAATGTAGCCGGATTAGGCAGTTCTCTCTCTTCGCGAATCAGGTCCAGTTTAACGGTATTTGGAGAAATTTCAACGACGTTTTTTTGGAGTGATTTCAGAAAAGTGGTTTTTAATGAACGATATCGGTCTTCAGCACTTTTAAAAATCGAGACTTCAAACCGAAAAAGATTGAGTTTCCGATGCTGATTATCGGGCAGAAAAAAGTACCCCTCCTCCATGTAGCTGGGTACAATCCCCACATGCTCTACCGAAAGTTTTTCGGATACAAATTCATGTATGGCCACCCCTTCGTGGATCGTTTTTTCTATATGAGGGAGCGCCCAATTTATCAGTTCTTCAACGTTTTGAAGGTCCGTTCCATCCACAAACACCACCTCGTGTTCGATAGCACTGTTCACCCAGTCGATTTTACTGATCCGTTTTGGGAACTTATTCCGAAGATCGCTCAGCCGTGAAATCACATCTTTAAGAGTACGGTGCAACCCCACCAGCTCACTCAGGTGCGGATATACTTTGTAATACTGGAATTCCGATGAGATTTTTTTCAGCTCTGCCAGTATCGTATACTGGCGCTTTTCGAGATCGTCCTGTACTTTGGTGAAAAGGTTAAGGTTCAGTTTAGTTGATAAGTTCATACGGTCCTCCTGCGATGATCTGTGGTAATAGCTTATAAACGCTATTTAAATGAAAGCATTTTGTCAAGTACTATTGTTATTTCAGCTTCTAATTTTTTATCGGGTCTGCACGTCAATTTCTTAATAGAAGGTATATCCTCTCTAAACTTCAGTTATCAGACAATCTGATAACTTTTTTACATCTTCCCCGTATAGAGAATTCTGAAATTCAATTAACCCGCTTGCAATGAAACGAATCACTACCTTACTGGCACTGATACTTCTGATAGCTTCCGCACCTGCAGCCGGTTCCAATTATGATATACCTGAAGTCAGTGTGAATATTCAGATTCATGAAAACGGTACTGCAACCATCAGCGAGCACCTTACCTACCGGTTTGACGGGTCTTTTAGCTGGGCGGAGGCGAACATTGCAAAAGAGGGCTTTTCCGAAATCAGAAATATTCGCGTATCTGAAGGTAATTGGTCTTATCTGAATGAAAACACAGAAGAGCCGGGTACATTTTCTGTATCTGACCGAAATAACAGTGTGGATATACGTTGGCACTACAGCGCGCAGGACACATCCCGCACGTTCACCATAACCTATGAGCTTACTGATGTCCTGACTATTGGTCCCGATCATTCACAATTTTACTGGCATTTTCTCGGCAGCGGCAGAGATAAAGCCACCGAAAATTTTACGGCAACTATTCAGTTACCCGGTTCACCGGACAACTCAGAAATTCATACCTGGGGACGAGTATCTGAAGATCGCTTTTCGATTTCGATTGATGATGGAACCGTGCTCGCTGAAGGCAATCAGCTATCCAGAAACGAAACCGCCGCTGTCCGAATACTGTTTCCTACCGCGGTTCTGGATACTGAATCCGTCTCCGTTACCGATTCAGACTTTACACTTGCCGGTGTAGCGGCCGAAGAGGAAGATCGAATCCGTCAGGCTGCAGAGAGAGCTGAACGGGACGCATTTTACGCTTCAATTACACTTGAAGTAACGATTATTATCAGTCTTCTCAGCATTTTTATATTCGTTTTACTGTATAAAAAGTACAGCACACGATTCAAAACAAAAACGATATCCGACCGGGAATCACTGATCATACCGGATCAAACTCCACCGGCACTTTCAGGAAAACTGATTAACCATCATATGATAACAGGCCACCACTTTGTATCCACAGTTTTTGACCTTGCCCGCCGCGGCTGGTTCGTGATTGAAGAGCAAAAACCTGAAGATAAAAGGGAAAATGGGTGGTTTTCATTTGAAGACAATTCAAAAAGTAAATTCATTATTTCGGATAGCGACGAAACACCCTCTGACGATCTTAATCTGTACGAAAAAGAGACTGTGAGATTTGTAAAAAAACAGATTTCAGAAGGTGTATCAGAGTTTAGTAAACTTCTTTCTGAGGGAGGATATAAAACATCTCAATGGTTTTCCGGCTGGCAAAAATCTGTGAAAAAAGAGTTCGATAAGTTGAAATGGGTTGATAAGGAGAGCTATAAAGCAGTGGGCTTTAATGTTGCGGGGCAGCTGGTTCTGATCGGTGCCTCCATTTATATACTTGTTATGGGGACTGAGATCGCGATGATTGCGCTGGGTATTACCTTTTTGATGTGCGTTTTCTCATTTGCAATGGTTCGCCGAACCGAATCGGGTGAAAAAGCGTATCGAAGATGGAAAGCGTATGCAAAGGGATTGAAAAACGCAGATAAGCGAACCGTCCGTATGGAGATGATGGATCGCCACTTTATCTACGCTACAGCTTTTCAGCTAAGTGAGAAAGAGATAGAAACTCTGATCGGTTCAACTGACCAATCCGCCTCTTTTATATTCCCCTGGATAATTCTCACACAGGGATCCATTCATACTCCTGCTTCCGTGGCCAGTTCAGTCTCTACCCTTGCTGCGTCCGGTACGAATTCATTTTCGGGAATTAGCGGCGGCGGCGGTGCTGTTGCAGGTTCGGCCGGTGGGGGAACGTCTGCGAGTGCCGGCTGATTTTTTGTATGAACTTGAGTTCTATTAATATTGTCTTATTTAAATTTTAAAAAGTGGCAGATACTGTCCAAAAGAGCGTCATCCCGTACTTGATACGGGATCTACTATCCCTAATACAAACAGGAGATACCGGATCAAAGTCCGGTATGACAGTACTGATGATAATATTCCTTGTTTTACGCTCTTTTGGACAGTATCAGCCACTTTTTTACTCAGTTTTTAAAATCGAGCTAAGGTTATGATGTTTTAGTTGAAAAGATCCCGGATTGCATCACGGAGCTGCTCTCCGCCGCTTTCAATTGCGGCCCTCAAAGCGCGCTCTCCTACTTCTTCAGCGATATCGCGAACAATATCTTCAACAGCCTGTCGTCCGCCTCCCCTGCCGAGATCGTTTAATTCTATCTCTGCAATTTCAACTTCAGCAGAACGCTCACCGCCTACTTCCGTGTAAAGATCAACCCGACCGTTTTTTAAGAGAAAATGTTCGATAATCATTTCTGAATCTGACGTCTCGAACGATTCTTTACTGCCGATATGATTGAGTATCTGTTGTATATTATTATCAGGAAGCTTTTGTTCAACATAAATAAAGGGGGATTCAACGCTCAGTTCATGAATCACAACTTCATCCGAAAAGAGAGACCATACGTCGAGTTCTACATGAAGATCATCTACCTCGAACGCATAATCCTGAGCATATCCATCGGGGTTCGCAACACGAAAACCGTGAATCGAGCCTTTTCCTGAAAATGGGGATATCGATACGCGATCAACCGTTACCGCTGTCCCGGTCAGTTCGCTGCCAATCTCTTCAATATTTGATTTAATGATCGAATCGATCGTGAATGTCAAAATCAGAAACAGCATAATCAGAACTGCTGCCAGACCAATCAAACCATATTTTATAATTTTGCCCATATGTTGTTGATTTTTGTTGATTTTTGCTCCATCTCATTCGTTTCAATTCAAGCCATAACAGGAAGTTCCAATAGAGTTTCAGAACCCTGCAATGAAATTGGTTTGCATATACAAATAGTGAATTTAAAAGCCTATTTTAAAATTAAATTAAAGTTCAATGGTTAGTTGAACAAAAAAAAAGACACATTAAAAAAAACTTTGATTAACCGTTTATTTATAAACCCTTCACGTACTATAATACCTTTTTTGATGATTAAAGGCTTGATATTACCCTTGATAGATGCCTGTATCACAAAAACATTATTCTTTAAGAAAAAAGAAAAAAAAGTTTTCAGGATAAGACAGGAATCGTTTCCACACCAACTTAATAAAGGTAAAATCAAATTTAAGTTAACTATTTTTAATCACATACGTTGTAATAGCGATGTTTAGAACGACCATATTATTTATTTATTTAAATAATTTAGGTACCTTTATATTTGTTACTCACTATTCCTAAACCAACACTTATTCTCTATGCTCGAAAGAACATTCACACCAAAGCGAACCGTCTGCAAAGTAACATTTTCCGTACCTTCAGAATGGGCGGGATCTGAAGTAAGCCTTGTAGGAGATTTCAACGACTGGGATCAATCCGC
Coding sequences:
- a CDS encoding cryptochrome/photolyase family protein codes for the protein MARKFLQQIDTNIERKDLDNHSKAVFILHDQLNLKVWPEWIRKEKPLLIFMESRKKGEEIPHHKMKAAFVLSSMRHFALECKEDGFPVLYHSTSAHFDDGLKELINPGKTKLWFMTPSEWDSRERLRNHQKSFGDSVTEIPNNFFFADPDEWKHKIDSGYRMEYFYREMRKKTGYLMNGDNPEGGEWNYDDQNRESLPKNHPVPDIPTFEPDEITEEVINMVQEYFPDHFGELDHFPYAVTRVQALELLEDFIENRLDEFGPYEDALKTGNHKLFHSQLSLYLNNGLLTPQEVCEKALEAYDKGDARLNSVEGFIRQILGWREFIRIYYEAMMPDVRDANHFGFENKLPDMYWTGDTKMRCMAESIRPVISDGYSHHIQRLMILSNFSNLTETDPRELNRWFWFAYIDAYEWVELPNVLGMSTFADGGVLASKPYVSSGNYINKMSDYCKNCEYSVTKKTGEKACPFNYLYWNFVDKQRDTFNESGRVNFMVNMFDNKKSEEQKEEIRESSRKFLENLGRSSD
- a CDS encoding BlaI/MecI/CopY family transcriptional regulator codes for the protein MKKSLTPLGETEMEVLHHVWKLGEASVADVRERVLENRKVAYTTIMTVMKNLADKGFLKYRKEGISYIYSAAIEAEDVQYNLVDGIVDKVFHGSAKDLVQTLVKSEQLTDEERNEIKNMINSMED
- a CDS encoding M56 family metallopeptidase, with protein sequence MELWLQQFTEISRAFFYFAWLPLVIWTLLAGTILVALRSAGKLHAQYHYHIRLALIAGLPLGLLSTWGVDQVSALLTAAGAEAASLKVIAVMAPIETGISTQSSTIFPTLTDLFFLTTAVILLLGIVWMMTIRLKQYFQLHLLKKQLPMDRLTDYSFLSKANQDLTGQMRREIRIGFLKQDIIPVTFGVKDPVILVPESLKQTPEKLDLAIRHELTHIQNRDFVTHLLTTAIQSLFWFHPLVHLISRELVDYREMRCDSIIIGDSNISKKQYASLLFELLPMPNLNRQISVNMAQQSSNLKERIERITRQNRSQVLPKRSSLTILATLLVTLTLVMACTDLQTQAVFDEEELDLMTDIDRSGERGYHQVIIYLGDEGQSDRHENAINQLNQLKPEHIKEIEILKGSAATEAFGDRAEHGVILVKTNQDAQSYNRTLQTLGMEPDLSVLNEIQNSDAPDDFFVVVEEMPELIGGLASIQQDIRYPEMARRAGIEGRVYIQFIVNEEGDVENPQVIRGIGGGADEEALRAVQHAKFKPGIQRGRPVRVQYSLPVVFRLQQNENSEDETSE
- a CDS encoding PspC domain-containing protein, with translation MAAKLRKSRTNKMLAGVCGGIAEYIGWDATIVRIIYLVLIFSSFGTMVLFYFILALIMPD
- a CDS encoding DUF2207 domain-containing protein, which produces MKRITTLLALILLIASAPAAGSNYDIPEVSVNIQIHENGTATISEHLTYRFDGSFSWAEANIAKEGFSEIRNIRVSEGNWSYLNENTEEPGTFSVSDRNNSVDIRWHYSAQDTSRTFTITYELTDVLTIGPDHSQFYWHFLGSGRDKATENFTATIQLPGSPDNSEIHTWGRVSEDRFSISIDDGTVLAEGNQLSRNETAAVRILFPTAVLDTESVSVTDSDFTLAGVAAEEEDRIRQAAERAERDAFYASITLEVTIIISLLSIFIFVLLYKKYSTRFKTKTISDRESLIIPDQTPPALSGKLINHHMITGHHFVSTVFDLARRGWFVIEEQKPEDKRENGWFSFEDNSKSKFIISDSDETPSDDLNLYEKETVRFVKKQISEGVSEFSKLLSEGGYKTSQWFSGWQKSVKKEFDKLKWVDKESYKAVGFNVAGQLVLIGASIYILVMGTEIAMIALGITFLMCVFSFAMVRRTESGEKAYRRWKAYAKGLKNADKRTVRMEMMDRHFIYATAFQLSEKEIETLIGSTDQSASFIFPWIILTQGSIHTPASVASSVSTLAASGTNSFSGISGGGGAVAGSAGGGTSASAG
- a CDS encoding AsmA family protein — translated: MGKIIKYGLIGLAAVLIMLFLILTFTIDSIIKSNIEEIGSELTGTAVTVDRVSISPFSGKGSIHGFRVANPDGYAQDYAFEVDDLHVELDVWSLFSDEVVIHELSVESPFIYVEQKLPDNNIQQILNHIGSKESFETSDSEMIIEHFLLKNGRVDLYTEVGGERSAEVEIAEIELNDLGRGGGRQAVEDIVRDIAEEVGERALRAAIESGGEQLRDAIRDLFN